One stretch of Clupea harengus chromosome 2, Ch_v2.0.2, whole genome shotgun sequence DNA includes these proteins:
- the kcnj3a gene encoding G protein-activated inward rectifier potassium channel 1, with product MSALRKKFGDDYQVVTTSSSGSGFNQPAPEKKRKRQRFVDKNGRCNVQHGNLGGETSRYLSDLFTTLVDLKWRYNLFIFILTYTVAWLFMASMWWLIAYIRGDLHRAHDDKYSPCVANVYNFPSAFLFFIETEATIGYGYRYITDKCPEGIILFLFQSILGSIVDAFLIGCMFIKMSQPKKRAETLMFSEHAAISMRDGKLTLMFRVGNLRNSHMVSAQIRCKLLKSRQTPEGEFLPLDQLELDVGFSTGADQLFLVSPLTICHVIDTKSPFYELSQRSMQTEQFEIVVILEGIVETTGMTCQARTSYTEDEVLWGHRFYPVISLEEGFFKVDYSQFHATFEVNTPPYSVKEQDEALLMSSPLMAPSLCNSGERNSLDCLELLEDTESATKLPAKLQKMTGREGLPRKLLRMSSTTSEMTYSLGDLPMKLQRISSVPGVADADKHMGSAKTARMGADPMSQSVADLPPKLQRLAGGSGGRMDGHLPPKLRKMNSDRFT from the exons ATGTCTGCACTTAGAAAGAAATTTGGTGACGATTACCAGGTAGTGACCACCTCATCGAGCGGCTCTGGCTTTAACCAGCCAGCtccagagaagaaaaggaagaggcaGCGCTTTGTGGACAAGAATGGGCGATGTAACGTCCAGCATGGAAACCTCGGTGGAGAAACCAGCAGATATCTCTCAGACCTCTTCACCACCCTTGTAGATCTGAAATGGCGTtacaatttgtttatttttatcctTACTTACACTGTGGCTTGGCTGTTCATGGCCTCAATGTGGTGGCTTATTGCCTATATAAGAGGAGACCTCCACAGAGCTCACGATGACAAATACTCGCCATGTGTCGCCAATGTTTATAACTTTCCATCTGCGTTCCTTTTCTTCATTGAGACCGAAGCCACTATAGGCTATGGCTATAGGTACATTACAGACAAATGTCCCGAGGGGATCATACTCTTTCTGTTTCAGTCAATTCTTGGATCAATAGTCGATGCATTTTTAATCGGTTGTATGTTCATTAAGATGTCTCAGCCCAAGAAAAGAGCTGAGACactgatgttcagtgaacacgCGGCCATCTCTATGAGGGATGGAAAACTCACTCTGATGTTCAGAGTCGGTAACCTGCGCAACAGCCACATGGTCTCAGCACAGATACGCTGCAAATTGCTCAAA TCTCGGCAGACGCCCGAAGGCGAGTTTCTTCCGCTGGATCAGTTAGAGTTAGATGTGGGCTTCAGCACCGGGGCGGATCAGCTCTTTCTCGTGTCACCGCTCACCATCTGTCACGTGATCGACACTAAAAGTCCATTCTACGAACTCTCCCAGAGGTCAATGCAAACGGAGCAGTTTGAAATTGTTGTAATCTTGGAAGGCATCGTGGAAACTACAG GCATGACTTGCCAAGCGCGGACGTCGTACACGGAGGACGAGGTCCTGTGGGGCCACCGCTTCTACCCCGTCATCTCCCTGGAGGAGGGCTTCTTCAAGGTGGACTACTCCCAGTTCCACGCCACCTTTGAGGTGAACACACCGCCCTACAGTGTGAAGGAGCAGGACGAGGCGCTGCTCATGTCCTCTCCGCTCATGGCGCCCTCGCTGTGCAACAGCGGAGAGCGCAACAGCCTGGACTGCCTGGAGCTCCTGGAGGACACGGAGAGCGCCACCAAGCTGCCGGCTAAGCTGCAGAAGATGACGGGCCGCGAGGGGCTGCCCAGGAAGCTGCTGCGCATGAGCAGCACCACGTCGGAGATGACTTATAGCCTGGGCGACCTGCCCATGAAGCTGCAGCGCATCAGCTCCGTGCCCGGGGTCGCCGATGCCGACAAGCACATGGGCTCGGCCAAGACGGCCAGGATGGGCGCCGACCCCATGAGCCAGTCGGTGGCGGACTTGCCGCCCAAGCTGCAGCGACTGgccggcggcagcggcggccgCATGGACGGCCACTTGCCGCCGAAACTGAGGAAGATGAACTCGGACCGCTTCACGTGA